A genomic stretch from Ooceraea biroi isolate clonal line C1 chromosome 3, Obir_v5.4, whole genome shotgun sequence includes:
- the LOC105281378 gene encoding uncharacterized protein LOC105281378 isoform X1, whose amino-acid sequence MENKNEYMRQIVLFHFCKGHSVTQTGEKIRAAHGPDAIRDWIIREWFRRFRCGDFTSHFPRPGRRTEIDVDQIKAMIESNPSYRAREIAETLKISKSSVVNHLHKLGYVKRCNVWLVNDAKSKGKLLANPICNEELEEPKFGLHSKNILRVPRLRKNARIKRWGPRYHMSIHNAVFRKHCLPYTPTERPANLSEEIMESDPLYVCKHCKDCFRFRSSFEDHYKRRSWILGLWCQHCFVTVCTHTTKIGSACPTCSKTNADKRAYLRSQGLLDRKFGVTKIFYNQCQLFEHMKMHGITLVDIGDLVLMPIPAGMSSSNWTAELEIACEAIMEHTFILCTHVMDWLRVFDVQDKWWKLIDKNDNVIGNLVKKYQGREVFKKLEKSTTNQFTHFISLGTDVSKSPADEFDDTKDTHISDKNVTENEDNPCMSNDIAFVDCGSMIPHYFESESSVEPESLVKSKLVVEPELSIESELPVEPETEPSYVVSKKCSTNVKNKDKMSNKRKIPPHKNLSLPETDAKDVKNKDKMCNKSKIPPQKNLSLPETDAKDVKNKDKMCNKRKIPLQKTLSLPETDAKSGNTVIVKYSNKKLVKHSSKSNVQQQRVRSLLKETVENSVDESAVEANERLDSPVKIDIPFSSKKQVLSKFNSEQNLQSLIKNNSSNKRKFSKVLAVQSPNDADVISRIGEIPSHLVFNEKLIHMEQDSRPLADRIARSKSIEKQSRTSSLGNSRTDDDTLSQVTCNSINTKKKQMDDKIMQVNSKKYLTKSAKNVTKHSENSSNVSVLHALNTSIPIDSDEPEIVDMKQATSLHNVPYLMSSSSYSSNVSVLRNALNTSIPIDSNELEIVDAKVDTKQATSFHSNLPYAMSPPSSFEVLSNESFVRKNSITSKLISVTPPKWLSKTHFLEKISLVEQENGDLYMDTNVANYNIKGLNRNICDTIFKLRQEMIIEFQHLNNLELKKRIDHLQQATEETEKVLNFIPGHILNEKLRAINTMRRILDENFQKCDQNITTNDKDDDDDDDDAMLNEWESELSKNLCSTCDKLMKPQSYIVGFSKLPKNDDIYCTCYKYVCHECRSCQDNMVQFVAHQNFHKKREPYVCPDCRLNFTSEKSLEAHVWTVCLHALKKRVFACKICEIDGFRDMESVARHFIIMHSNTKIACETCFKVFSSHGEYKKHAQMHSPVSEQNSVIRLVICRLTGIIMRYDDYMSYLEDFYGIRKLIWFKCPLCPLTVVENKHMTSLLNAHLRNVHLFRLPMLISKEALTLIYGKKYTKLFAKTNKTLSAPIRADIIVPKIVTTETITSETFACVSQDSQEDTKPVKTEEFVDENSQTAEKIDKEKIELLPKILNVRSIVDLKRSESNKTTAKIETKEELSLQTEVTKPDSGNLLREHAKEAIETDNIKPDINKETTNAKSNNESTALHVAKSEKSPSRETNDVHSPLESSKSVSNSDSVSKANTDGRIKVVDIRKICKPDIEPLVVTEQCDLQMKDENRSLLASIPEPPPLARIPQYLLKPTKAENPADRSRDVARSSVCRNDKAKGHIAIHGPTDMQEEDVDYLCHLCGEQINTSWSVVRTHFREKHSDECKLAIISPQLQRISPDFINGGYKQHLTSSKKRKSDSTLFASKKKRRWTPKKYVDLSVPMGLCVERETAEDGEGNFKCKRCDQRCTDMSDLREHIAANHRLKGHYLICLECGENFVVAPSLQMHLKAFHGIEDPIIYMSQNPSYAPDTDGDSEAAGKTTVANQCHVCMAVFEDKAAVDKHLRVHGMAFLNRKRIEARNAQKTPERNANPEKDKRSVVEDNSRETVKRDKPAEAILEKLNAVI is encoded by the exons ATGGAGAACAAAAATGAGTATATGCGCCAAATCGTACTGTTTCATTTTTGCAAAGGACATAGCGTTACACAGACAGGTGAAAAGATTCGAGCCGCGCATGGGCCTGATGCCATACGCGACTGGATCATTCGCGAATGGTTCCGGCGCTTCCGATGCGGTGATTTCACCTCTCATTTTCCACGTCCTGGACGGCGGACTGAAATTGATGTTGACCAAATCAAAGCGATGATCGAAAGTAACCCATCCTATAGAGCACGGGAGATAGCAGAGACactaaaaatatcgaaatctaGCGTCGTGAATCACTTGCACAAGCTTGGTTACGTGAAACGGTGCAATGTTTGGCTGGTGAACGATGCGAAAAGCAAAGGGAAATTATTGGCCAACCCGATATGTAACGAGGAATTGGAAGAACCA AAATTTGGTCTTCATTCGAAGAACATTTTGCGCGTACCGAGACTGCGCAAGAATGCCAGAATTAAAAGATGGGGCCCACGTTATCACATGTCCATACATAATGCCGTGTTTAGAAAACACTGTCTGCCTTACACGCCGACCGAGCGACCGGCAAATCTGAGCGAAGAGATCATGGAGTCTGATCCACTGTACGTGTGCAAGCATTGCAAAGATTG CTTTCGCTTTCGAAGCAGCTTCGAGGATCATTATAAACGGCGTAGTTGGATCTTGGGACTGTGGTGTCAGCACTGTTTTGTAACGGTGTGCACCCATACGACTAAAATCGGCTCTGCGTGTCCCACGTGTAGCAAAACGAACGCTGACAAACGCGCGTACTTGCGATCACAGGGTCTACTTGATAGAAAGTTTGGAGTCACGAAGATATTTTACAATCAGTGCCAACTGTTTGAACACATGAAGATGCACGGTATTACTTTGGTAGATATAGGCGATCTGGTGCTGATGCCGATACCTGCTGGCATGAGCAGTAGTAATTGGACCGCGGAGCTCGAGATAGCGTGCGAGGCAATAATGGAACATACGTTTATTTTGTGCACGCATGTTATGGACTGGCTACGCGTATTTGACGTGCAGGATAAATGGTGGAAACTAATTGACAAAAATGACAACGTAATCGGTAATCTCGTCAAGAAATATCAAGGTCGAGAAGTGTTCAAGAAACTTGAGAAATCAACGACAAATCAATTTACGCATTTCATCTCTCTTGGCACTGACGTTAGCAAGAGTCCTGCTGATGAATTTGACGACACTAAAGATACACACATCTCCGACAAGAATGTGACAGAGAACGAAGATAATCCGTGTATGTCAAACGATATCGCTTTCGTGGATTGTGGTTCTATGATTCCGCATTATTTTGAATCGGAATCATCAGTGGAACCGGAATCATTAGTGAAATCGAAACTAGTAGTAGAACCGGAACTATCAATAGAATCGGAATTACCAGTAGAACCGGAAACAGAACCGTCATACGTAGTATCCAAGAAATGCTCAACCAACGTTaagaataaagataaaatgagTAACAAGAGAAAAATTCCGCCTCATAAAAATCTCAGTTTGCCTGAAACAGATGCAAAGGATGTTaagaataaagataaaatgtgTAACAAGAGTAAAATTCCGCCTCAGAAAAATCTCAGTTTGCCTGAAACAGATGCAAAGGATGTTaagaataaagataaaatgtgTAACAAGAGAAAAATTCCGCTTCAGAAAACTCTCAGTTTACCCGAAACAGATGCAAAATCTGGAAATACCGTTATAGTAAAATATTCCAATAAAAAACTTGTTAAACATTCGTCCAAAAGTAATGTGCAGCAACAGAGAGTACGATCACTCCTAAAGGAGACTGTAGAGAACAGCGTCGATGAATCTGCAGTAGAAGCTAATGAAAGATTAGATAGTCCAGTTAAGATAGATATCCCGTTTTCTTCCAAAAAGCAGGTATTGTCCAAGTTTAATTCAGAGCAAAATCTACagagtttaataaaaaataatagttcCAATAAACGTAAATTTAGTAAGGTACTAGCCGTTCAAAGCCCAAATGATGCAGATGTTAtatcgagaattggtgaaatTCCATCTCATCTTGTTTTCAATGAGAAACTGATCCACATGGAACAGGATTCACGCCCGCTCGCGGATAGGATTGCTCGTAGCAAGAGTATAGAAAAACAATCGAGGACATCGTCGTTAGGTAACAGCAGAACAGACGATGATACGCTATCACAAGTAACGTGTAATTCCATTAATACCAAAAAGAAGCAAATGGATGATAAAATCATGCAAGTAAACAGCAAGAAGTATCTTACGAAATctgcaaaaaatgttacaaaGCATTCGGAAAATTCTTCTAATGTATCGGTGCTACATGCCTTGAACACTTCAATCCCTATCGATTCTGACGAACCTGAAATTGTTGATATGAAGCAAGCGACTTCACTTCACAACGTCCCCTATTTaatgtcatcgtcatcgtatTCTTCTAATGTATCGGTTCTACGCAATGCCTTGAACACTTCAATACCTATCGATTCTAACGAACTTGAAATTGTTGATGCGAAGGTTGATACGAAGCAAGCGACTTCATTTCACAGCAACCTCCCCTATGCAATGTCACCACCATCCTCTTTCGAGGTACTCAGCAATGAGTCGTTCGTTAGGAAAAATTCGATTACATCAAAATTAATCTCCGTAACGCCTCCGAAGTGGCTTTCGAAGACACATTTCTTGGAGAAGATATCGCTAGTCGAGCAAGAAAATGGAGATCTTTACATGGACACAAACGTAgcaaattataacataaaaggccTTAATCGAAATATATGTGACACAATATTTAAGCTGCGGCAAGAAATGATTATTGAGTTTCAGCATTTGAATAATCTCGAATTGAAGAAACGAATAGACCATTTGCAACAGGCTActgaagagacagagaaagttTTGAATTTCATACCGGGCCACATCCTCAACGAGAAGTTAAGAGCCATCAATACTATGCGGCGTATATTAGACGAGAACTTTCAGAAGTGCGATCAAAATATAACAACGAACGATaaggatgatgatgatgatgatgatgatgcaaTGCTGAACGAATGGGAATCAGAGCTATCAAAGAATTTGTGTTCAACGTGTGACAAGTTGATGAAACCTCAATCGTATATTGTTGGATTTTCGAAATTACCTAAGAATGATGATATTTACTGTACTTGCTATAAATACGTTTGTCACGAGTGCCGCTCTTGCCAAGATAACATGGTGCAGTTTGTCGCGCACCAAAACTTCCACAAGAAGAGGGAACCTTACGTTTGTCCAGATTGCCGTCTTAACTTCACATCTGAAAAATCTTTGGAAGCTCACGTATGGACCGTTTGCTTACATGCACTGAAGAAGCGCGTATTTGCGTGCAAAATTTGTGAAATAGACGGCTTCAGGGATATGGAATCAGTTGCTAGACACTTCATCATTATGCACAGCAATACGAAGATCGCTTGCGAGACTTGTTTTAAAGTATTCTCCTCACATGGCGAGTATAAAAAGCATGCGCAGATGCATTCACCTGTATCAGAGCAAAATTCGGTGATACGACTGGTTATATGCAGACTGACCGGCATAATTATGCGATACGATGACTACATGTCGTACTTGGAGGACTTTTATGGAATTCGCAAGTTAATATGGTTCAAGTGTCCCCTCTGTCCGTTGACAgttgtagaaaataaacatATGACATCACTATTAAACGCTCATTTACGAAATGTGCACTTGTTTCGTTTGCCAATGCTCATTAGCAAGGAAGCATTGACTTTAATTTACGGGAAAAAATACACAAAGTTATTTGCAAAGACAAACAAGACTTTAAGCGCGCCTATACGCGCCGATATAATAGTACCGAAAATCGTGACTACTGAGACCATTACTTCAGAAACGTTCGCGTGTGTCTCTCAAGATTCACAGGAAGACACGAAGCCTGTAAAAACCGAGGAATTTGTTGACGAAAATTCACAAACGGCGGAAAAAATTGATAAGGAGAAAATAGAACTGTTACCAAAAATTCTCAATGTTCGATCGATAGTTGATCTAAAGCGATCTGAATCTAACAAGACAACTGcgaaaattgaaacaaaaGAGGAATTAAGTCTTCAAACTGAAGTAACGAAACCTGATAGTGGAAATCTGCTACGTGAACATGCGAAAGAAGCAATAGAAACGGACAACATTAAACCTGATATCAACAAAGAGACAACAAATGCTAAAAGTAATAACGAATCAACTGCTTTGCACGTTGcaaaatctgaaaaatctCCATCAAGGGAAACGAATGATGTTCACTCGCCGCTCGAATCGAGTAAAAGCGTTTCAAATTCCGATTCGGTCTCTAAAGCAAACACAGATGGTCGTATAAAGGTAGTTGACATTAGGAAGATATGTAAACCCGATATCGAGCCGCTCGTTGTCACCGAGCAGTGCGACTTACAGATGAAGGATGAAAACCGTAGCCTTCTAGCATCCATCCCGGAACCGCCGCCGCTCGCCAGAATTCCGCAATATTTGCTTAAACCTACGAAAGCTGAGAATCCGGCTGATAGATCAAGGGACGTTGCAAGATCTTCCGTTTGCAGAAATGACAAAGCGAAAGGACACATCGCTATACACGGGCCAACAGATATGCAGGAAGAGGATGTCGATTACCTTTGCCACTTGTGTGGTGAACAGATCAACACTTCGTGGTCCGTAGTGCGGACACATTTCCGGGAGAAGCACTCGGATGAGTGCAAGTTGGCGATAATTTCTCCGCAGTTGCAGCGGATTTCACCCGATTTTATCAACGGCGGTTACAAGCAGCATCTTACCAGCAGTAAGAAGCGGAAATCCGACAGCACTTTATTTGCGTCCAAGAAAAAACGTCGGTGGACACCGAAGAAGTACGTGGACTTGAGTGTGCCTATGGGATTGTGCGTGGAACGAGAAACGGCGGAAGATGGCGAAGGTAATTTCAAGTGTAAGAGATGCGATCAACGGTGCACAGATATGTCCGATCTGAGAGAGCACATCGCTGCGAATCACCGATTAAAAGGCCATTACCTCATATGCCTGGAATGTGGCGAGAACTTCGTGGTCGCGCCTAGCTTGCAGATGCATCTCAAAGCTTTCCATGGGATAGAGGAtcctattatttatatgagcCAAAATCCCTCGTACGCTCCTGACACTGACGGCGACTCGGAAGCGGCAGGGAAAACGACGGTGGCCAATCAATGCCATGTCTGTATGGCAGTTTTCGAGGACAAAGCTGCGGTGGACAAGCATCTGAGGGTGCACGGTATGGCTTTCCTGAATCGCAAGAGAATAGAAGCGAGAAATGCCCAGAAAACTCCCGAGAGAAATGCCAATCCGGAGAAGGATAAACGAAGCGTTGTCGAAGATAATTCAAGAGAGACCGTGAAACGAGATAAGCCGGCGGAAGCAATCCTAGAGAAACTTAAC GCGGTGATATAG
- the LOC105281378 gene encoding uncharacterized protein LOC105281378 isoform X2, giving the protein MSKTIESVEPLTARIYPKFGLHSKNILRVPRLRKNARIKRWGPRYHMSIHNAVFRKHCLPYTPTERPANLSEEIMESDPLYVCKHCKDCFRFRSSFEDHYKRRSWILGLWCQHCFVTVCTHTTKIGSACPTCSKTNADKRAYLRSQGLLDRKFGVTKIFYNQCQLFEHMKMHGITLVDIGDLVLMPIPAGMSSSNWTAELEIACEAIMEHTFILCTHVMDWLRVFDVQDKWWKLIDKNDNVIGNLVKKYQGREVFKKLEKSTTNQFTHFISLGTDVSKSPADEFDDTKDTHISDKNVTENEDNPCMSNDIAFVDCGSMIPHYFESESSVEPESLVKSKLVVEPELSIESELPVEPETEPSYVVSKKCSTNVKNKDKMSNKRKIPPHKNLSLPETDAKDVKNKDKMCNKSKIPPQKNLSLPETDAKDVKNKDKMCNKRKIPLQKTLSLPETDAKSGNTVIVKYSNKKLVKHSSKSNVQQQRVRSLLKETVENSVDESAVEANERLDSPVKIDIPFSSKKQVLSKFNSEQNLQSLIKNNSSNKRKFSKVLAVQSPNDADVISRIGEIPSHLVFNEKLIHMEQDSRPLADRIARSKSIEKQSRTSSLGNSRTDDDTLSQVTCNSINTKKKQMDDKIMQVNSKKYLTKSAKNVTKHSENSSNVSVLHALNTSIPIDSDEPEIVDMKQATSLHNVPYLMSSSSYSSNVSVLRNALNTSIPIDSNELEIVDAKVDTKQATSFHSNLPYAMSPPSSFEVLSNESFVRKNSITSKLISVTPPKWLSKTHFLEKISLVEQENGDLYMDTNVANYNIKGLNRNICDTIFKLRQEMIIEFQHLNNLELKKRIDHLQQATEETEKVLNFIPGHILNEKLRAINTMRRILDENFQKCDQNITTNDKDDDDDDDDAMLNEWESELSKNLCSTCDKLMKPQSYIVGFSKLPKNDDIYCTCYKYVCHECRSCQDNMVQFVAHQNFHKKREPYVCPDCRLNFTSEKSLEAHVWTVCLHALKKRVFACKICEIDGFRDMESVARHFIIMHSNTKIACETCFKVFSSHGEYKKHAQMHSPVSEQNSVIRLVICRLTGIIMRYDDYMSYLEDFYGIRKLIWFKCPLCPLTVVENKHMTSLLNAHLRNVHLFRLPMLISKEALTLIYGKKYTKLFAKTNKTLSAPIRADIIVPKIVTTETITSETFACVSQDSQEDTKPVKTEEFVDENSQTAEKIDKEKIELLPKILNVRSIVDLKRSESNKTTAKIETKEELSLQTEVTKPDSGNLLREHAKEAIETDNIKPDINKETTNAKSNNESTALHVAKSEKSPSRETNDVHSPLESSKSVSNSDSVSKANTDGRIKVVDIRKICKPDIEPLVVTEQCDLQMKDENRSLLASIPEPPPLARIPQYLLKPTKAENPADRSRDVARSSVCRNDKAKGHIAIHGPTDMQEEDVDYLCHLCGEQINTSWSVVRTHFREKHSDECKLAIISPQLQRISPDFINGGYKQHLTSSKKRKSDSTLFASKKKRRWTPKKYVDLSVPMGLCVERETAEDGEGNFKCKRCDQRCTDMSDLREHIAANHRLKGHYLICLECGENFVVAPSLQMHLKAFHGIEDPIIYMSQNPSYAPDTDGDSEAAGKTTVANQCHVCMAVFEDKAAVDKHLRVHGMAFLNRKRIEARNAQKTPERNANPEKDKRSVVEDNSRETVKRDKPAEAILEKLNAVI; this is encoded by the exons AAATTTGGTCTTCATTCGAAGAACATTTTGCGCGTACCGAGACTGCGCAAGAATGCCAGAATTAAAAGATGGGGCCCACGTTATCACATGTCCATACATAATGCCGTGTTTAGAAAACACTGTCTGCCTTACACGCCGACCGAGCGACCGGCAAATCTGAGCGAAGAGATCATGGAGTCTGATCCACTGTACGTGTGCAAGCATTGCAAAGATTG CTTTCGCTTTCGAAGCAGCTTCGAGGATCATTATAAACGGCGTAGTTGGATCTTGGGACTGTGGTGTCAGCACTGTTTTGTAACGGTGTGCACCCATACGACTAAAATCGGCTCTGCGTGTCCCACGTGTAGCAAAACGAACGCTGACAAACGCGCGTACTTGCGATCACAGGGTCTACTTGATAGAAAGTTTGGAGTCACGAAGATATTTTACAATCAGTGCCAACTGTTTGAACACATGAAGATGCACGGTATTACTTTGGTAGATATAGGCGATCTGGTGCTGATGCCGATACCTGCTGGCATGAGCAGTAGTAATTGGACCGCGGAGCTCGAGATAGCGTGCGAGGCAATAATGGAACATACGTTTATTTTGTGCACGCATGTTATGGACTGGCTACGCGTATTTGACGTGCAGGATAAATGGTGGAAACTAATTGACAAAAATGACAACGTAATCGGTAATCTCGTCAAGAAATATCAAGGTCGAGAAGTGTTCAAGAAACTTGAGAAATCAACGACAAATCAATTTACGCATTTCATCTCTCTTGGCACTGACGTTAGCAAGAGTCCTGCTGATGAATTTGACGACACTAAAGATACACACATCTCCGACAAGAATGTGACAGAGAACGAAGATAATCCGTGTATGTCAAACGATATCGCTTTCGTGGATTGTGGTTCTATGATTCCGCATTATTTTGAATCGGAATCATCAGTGGAACCGGAATCATTAGTGAAATCGAAACTAGTAGTAGAACCGGAACTATCAATAGAATCGGAATTACCAGTAGAACCGGAAACAGAACCGTCATACGTAGTATCCAAGAAATGCTCAACCAACGTTaagaataaagataaaatgagTAACAAGAGAAAAATTCCGCCTCATAAAAATCTCAGTTTGCCTGAAACAGATGCAAAGGATGTTaagaataaagataaaatgtgTAACAAGAGTAAAATTCCGCCTCAGAAAAATCTCAGTTTGCCTGAAACAGATGCAAAGGATGTTaagaataaagataaaatgtgTAACAAGAGAAAAATTCCGCTTCAGAAAACTCTCAGTTTACCCGAAACAGATGCAAAATCTGGAAATACCGTTATAGTAAAATATTCCAATAAAAAACTTGTTAAACATTCGTCCAAAAGTAATGTGCAGCAACAGAGAGTACGATCACTCCTAAAGGAGACTGTAGAGAACAGCGTCGATGAATCTGCAGTAGAAGCTAATGAAAGATTAGATAGTCCAGTTAAGATAGATATCCCGTTTTCTTCCAAAAAGCAGGTATTGTCCAAGTTTAATTCAGAGCAAAATCTACagagtttaataaaaaataatagttcCAATAAACGTAAATTTAGTAAGGTACTAGCCGTTCAAAGCCCAAATGATGCAGATGTTAtatcgagaattggtgaaatTCCATCTCATCTTGTTTTCAATGAGAAACTGATCCACATGGAACAGGATTCACGCCCGCTCGCGGATAGGATTGCTCGTAGCAAGAGTATAGAAAAACAATCGAGGACATCGTCGTTAGGTAACAGCAGAACAGACGATGATACGCTATCACAAGTAACGTGTAATTCCATTAATACCAAAAAGAAGCAAATGGATGATAAAATCATGCAAGTAAACAGCAAGAAGTATCTTACGAAATctgcaaaaaatgttacaaaGCATTCGGAAAATTCTTCTAATGTATCGGTGCTACATGCCTTGAACACTTCAATCCCTATCGATTCTGACGAACCTGAAATTGTTGATATGAAGCAAGCGACTTCACTTCACAACGTCCCCTATTTaatgtcatcgtcatcgtatTCTTCTAATGTATCGGTTCTACGCAATGCCTTGAACACTTCAATACCTATCGATTCTAACGAACTTGAAATTGTTGATGCGAAGGTTGATACGAAGCAAGCGACTTCATTTCACAGCAACCTCCCCTATGCAATGTCACCACCATCCTCTTTCGAGGTACTCAGCAATGAGTCGTTCGTTAGGAAAAATTCGATTACATCAAAATTAATCTCCGTAACGCCTCCGAAGTGGCTTTCGAAGACACATTTCTTGGAGAAGATATCGCTAGTCGAGCAAGAAAATGGAGATCTTTACATGGACACAAACGTAgcaaattataacataaaaggccTTAATCGAAATATATGTGACACAATATTTAAGCTGCGGCAAGAAATGATTATTGAGTTTCAGCATTTGAATAATCTCGAATTGAAGAAACGAATAGACCATTTGCAACAGGCTActgaagagacagagaaagttTTGAATTTCATACCGGGCCACATCCTCAACGAGAAGTTAAGAGCCATCAATACTATGCGGCGTATATTAGACGAGAACTTTCAGAAGTGCGATCAAAATATAACAACGAACGATaaggatgatgatgatgatgatgatgatgcaaTGCTGAACGAATGGGAATCAGAGCTATCAAAGAATTTGTGTTCAACGTGTGACAAGTTGATGAAACCTCAATCGTATATTGTTGGATTTTCGAAATTACCTAAGAATGATGATATTTACTGTACTTGCTATAAATACGTTTGTCACGAGTGCCGCTCTTGCCAAGATAACATGGTGCAGTTTGTCGCGCACCAAAACTTCCACAAGAAGAGGGAACCTTACGTTTGTCCAGATTGCCGTCTTAACTTCACATCTGAAAAATCTTTGGAAGCTCACGTATGGACCGTTTGCTTACATGCACTGAAGAAGCGCGTATTTGCGTGCAAAATTTGTGAAATAGACGGCTTCAGGGATATGGAATCAGTTGCTAGACACTTCATCATTATGCACAGCAATACGAAGATCGCTTGCGAGACTTGTTTTAAAGTATTCTCCTCACATGGCGAGTATAAAAAGCATGCGCAGATGCATTCACCTGTATCAGAGCAAAATTCGGTGATACGACTGGTTATATGCAGACTGACCGGCATAATTATGCGATACGATGACTACATGTCGTACTTGGAGGACTTTTATGGAATTCGCAAGTTAATATGGTTCAAGTGTCCCCTCTGTCCGTTGACAgttgtagaaaataaacatATGACATCACTATTAAACGCTCATTTACGAAATGTGCACTTGTTTCGTTTGCCAATGCTCATTAGCAAGGAAGCATTGACTTTAATTTACGGGAAAAAATACACAAAGTTATTTGCAAAGACAAACAAGACTTTAAGCGCGCCTATACGCGCCGATATAATAGTACCGAAAATCGTGACTACTGAGACCATTACTTCAGAAACGTTCGCGTGTGTCTCTCAAGATTCACAGGAAGACACGAAGCCTGTAAAAACCGAGGAATTTGTTGACGAAAATTCACAAACGGCGGAAAAAATTGATAAGGAGAAAATAGAACTGTTACCAAAAATTCTCAATGTTCGATCGATAGTTGATCTAAAGCGATCTGAATCTAACAAGACAACTGcgaaaattgaaacaaaaGAGGAATTAAGTCTTCAAACTGAAGTAACGAAACCTGATAGTGGAAATCTGCTACGTGAACATGCGAAAGAAGCAATAGAAACGGACAACATTAAACCTGATATCAACAAAGAGACAACAAATGCTAAAAGTAATAACGAATCAACTGCTTTGCACGTTGcaaaatctgaaaaatctCCATCAAGGGAAACGAATGATGTTCACTCGCCGCTCGAATCGAGTAAAAGCGTTTCAAATTCCGATTCGGTCTCTAAAGCAAACACAGATGGTCGTATAAAGGTAGTTGACATTAGGAAGATATGTAAACCCGATATCGAGCCGCTCGTTGTCACCGAGCAGTGCGACTTACAGATGAAGGATGAAAACCGTAGCCTTCTAGCATCCATCCCGGAACCGCCGCCGCTCGCCAGAATTCCGCAATATTTGCTTAAACCTACGAAAGCTGAGAATCCGGCTGATAGATCAAGGGACGTTGCAAGATCTTCCGTTTGCAGAAATGACAAAGCGAAAGGACACATCGCTATACACGGGCCAACAGATATGCAGGAAGAGGATGTCGATTACCTTTGCCACTTGTGTGGTGAACAGATCAACACTTCGTGGTCCGTAGTGCGGACACATTTCCGGGAGAAGCACTCGGATGAGTGCAAGTTGGCGATAATTTCTCCGCAGTTGCAGCGGATTTCACCCGATTTTATCAACGGCGGTTACAAGCAGCATCTTACCAGCAGTAAGAAGCGGAAATCCGACAGCACTTTATTTGCGTCCAAGAAAAAACGTCGGTGGACACCGAAGAAGTACGTGGACTTGAGTGTGCCTATGGGATTGTGCGTGGAACGAGAAACGGCGGAAGATGGCGAAGGTAATTTCAAGTGTAAGAGATGCGATCAACGGTGCACAGATATGTCCGATCTGAGAGAGCACATCGCTGCGAATCACCGATTAAAAGGCCATTACCTCATATGCCTGGAATGTGGCGAGAACTTCGTGGTCGCGCCTAGCTTGCAGATGCATCTCAAAGCTTTCCATGGGATAGAGGAtcctattatttatatgagcCAAAATCCCTCGTACGCTCCTGACACTGACGGCGACTCGGAAGCGGCAGGGAAAACGACGGTGGCCAATCAATGCCATGTCTGTATGGCAGTTTTCGAGGACAAAGCTGCGGTGGACAAGCATCTGAGGGTGCACGGTATGGCTTTCCTGAATCGCAAGAGAATAGAAGCGAGAAATGCCCAGAAAACTCCCGAGAGAAATGCCAATCCGGAGAAGGATAAACGAAGCGTTGTCGAAGATAATTCAAGAGAGACCGTGAAACGAGATAAGCCGGCGGAAGCAATCCTAGAGAAACTTAAC GCGGTGATATAG